In uncultured Bacteroides sp., the following proteins share a genomic window:
- a CDS encoding helix-turn-helix transcriptional regulator: MDNLEIAIIDSNTLTCIGLRNLLEKLLPKAIIRIFPDFAAFADDTPDMYSHYFISSQTYILYNPFFLPRKEKTIIMMHGAGNHTFPASNHIVNIFLPEKKLTSELMKFFSDNADKMEIPPSDNDLSAREIEVLILVTKGLINKEIADKLNISLTTVISHRKNITEKLGIKSVSGLTIYAVMNGYVSPDRI; the protein is encoded by the coding sequence ATGGATAATTTAGAGATTGCAATTATAGACTCCAATACACTTACTTGTATTGGCTTGAGGAATCTGCTGGAGAAACTATTGCCAAAAGCGATTATCCGTATTTTTCCAGACTTCGCAGCTTTTGCGGATGATACGCCGGATATGTATTCACACTATTTCATATCCTCACAGACCTATATTCTTTACAATCCATTCTTCCTTCCCCGTAAGGAAAAGACAATAATTATGATGCACGGAGCGGGCAATCACACATTCCCGGCATCCAATCATATTGTGAATATTTTCCTTCCGGAAAAGAAACTGACCTCAGAGTTAATGAAGTTTTTCTCTGATAATGCGGATAAAATGGAGATTCCCCCATCGGATAATGATCTTTCCGCCAGGGAAATTGAGGTATTAATATTAGTTACTAAGGGATTAATAAACAAAGAGATAGCTGACAAATTAAATATTAGTCTCACAACAGTAATCTCTCACCGCAAAAACATTACCGAAAAGCTGGGCATAAAGTCGGTTTCCGGCCTAACCATCTACGCCGTAATGAACGGATACGTTTCGCCGGACCGGATATAG
- a CDS encoding FAD-dependent protein gives MIQEIQLRILPEIAANEQLLKEYISNEKGISLKQLTAVRILKRSIDARQRTVFVNLKVRAYVNEMPQDDEFTKTTYKNVENAPQVIVVGAGPGGLFAALKLIELGIKPIIVERGKNVRDRKLDIAQISREHIVDPESNYSFGEGGAGAYSDGKLYTRSKKRGNTEKILNVFCQHGASTSILVDAHPHIGTDKLPRVIESMRNTILECGGEVYFETRMDALIIENNEIKGIETNTGKTFLGPVILATGHSARDVYRWLAANNVAIEAKGIAVGVRLEHPQELIDQIQYHSKNGRGEYLPAAEYSFVTQVEGRGVYSFCMCPGGFVVPAASGPEQVVVNGMSPSNRGSKWSNSGMVVEIHPEDFPEYAKYGPLALMEFQEELEHQCWMQGGRRQIAPAQRMVDFTRSKLGADLPESSYSPGLISSPLHFWMPPFITKRLSQGLQQFGQYSHGFLTNEATMIGVETRTSSPVRIIRDSESLQHVTIKGLFPCGEGAGYAGGIVSAGIDGERCAESAAKYAGVN, from the coding sequence ATGATACAAGAGATACAGTTAAGAATCTTACCGGAAATCGCAGCCAATGAGCAGCTATTAAAAGAGTACATATCAAATGAAAAGGGAATTTCCCTGAAACAGCTTACTGCCGTTCGCATTCTGAAGCGAAGCATTGATGCACGACAACGTACAGTTTTTGTAAACTTAAAGGTGCGTGCTTATGTCAATGAGATGCCACAGGATGATGAATTTACAAAAACCACATATAAGAACGTAGAGAATGCTCCGCAAGTAATTGTGGTTGGTGCCGGTCCCGGTGGACTTTTCGCCGCTCTTAAACTAATAGAGTTAGGCATAAAGCCCATTATTGTGGAACGTGGAAAGAATGTTCGCGACCGTAAACTGGATATTGCCCAGATTTCACGCGAACATATTGTTGATCCTGAATCAAATTACAGCTTTGGTGAAGGTGGAGCCGGTGCTTATTCGGACGGAAAGCTCTATACCCGCAGCAAAAAACGTGGAAATACAGAGAAGATTCTGAATGTGTTCTGCCAGCACGGAGCAAGTACCTCTATTCTTGTCGACGCTCATCCGCACATTGGTACGGATAAACTGCCAAGAGTGATTGAAAGCATGCGTAATACTATTCTGGAATGTGGCGGTGAAGTGTATTTCGAAACACGAATGGATGCCTTGATTATAGAGAATAACGAAATAAAAGGGATAGAAACAAATACAGGAAAAACCTTCTTGGGACCGGTAATTCTGGCAACAGGTCACTCTGCCCGTGATGTTTATCGCTGGCTGGCCGCTAATAATGTAGCCATTGAAGCAAAAGGAATTGCCGTCGGCGTGCGTCTGGAACACCCACAAGAGCTGATTGACCAGATTCAGTACCACAGCAAAAACGGAAGAGGCGAATATCTTCCGGCAGCGGAATATAGTTTTGTGACTCAGGTTGAAGGCAGAGGCGTATATAGTTTCTGTATGTGTCCCGGAGGTTTCGTGGTTCCTGCAGCAAGTGGCCCTGAACAAGTGGTAGTGAACGGTATGTCTCCGTCCAACCGTGGCTCAAAGTGGAGCAACTCTGGTATGGTGGTTGAGATTCATCCCGAGGATTTTCCGGAATATGCAAAATATGGTCCGTTGGCATTAATGGAGTTTCAGGAAGAGCTGGAGCACCAATGCTGGATGCAGGGAGGAAGGCGACAAATTGCTCCGGCACAGCGTATGGTAGATTTCACCAGAAGTAAATTAGGAGCCGACTTGCCCGAGTCATCTTATAGTCCCGGACTAATCTCCTCTCCTCTTCATTTCTGGATGCCACCGTTTATCACTAAAAGACTTTCGCAGGGATTACAGCAATTCGGACAGTATTCTCACGGATTTCTGACCAACGAAGCAACCATGATTGGAGTAGAAACCAGGACTTCTTCACCGGTTCGCATTATTCGTGACTCAGAGTCTTTGCAACATGTCACCATCAAAGGATTATTCCCCTGCGGTGAAGGTGCCGGATATGCCGGAGGAATTGTATCTGCCGGGATAGACGGTGAAAGATGTGCCGAGAGCGCTGCTAAATATGCCGGAGTTAATTAA
- the radA gene encoding DNA repair protein RadA — MAKDKTVYVCSNCGQDSPKWIGKCPSCGEWNTYVEEIVRKEVTNKRPVSGIETPKAKPVSLCDITTSDEPRIDLRDEELNRVLGGGLVPGSLVLIGGEPGIGKSTLVLQTVLRMSNRRILYVSGEESARQLKLRADRIQQQSSDCLIVCETSLEQIYVHIKNTQPELVIIDSIQTISTETIESSPGSIAQVRECAASILKFAKETNTPVLLIGHINKEGSIAGPKVLEHIVDTVLQFEGDQHYMYRILRSIKNRFGSTSELGIYEMRQDGLRQVNNPSELLLSPDHEGMSGVAIASAIEGVRPFLIETQALVSSAAYGMPQRSATGFDLRRMNMLLAVLEKRVGFKLAQKDVFLNIAGGLKVNDPAIDLSVISAILSSNMDTEIEREICLAGEVGLSGEIRPVNRIEQRIGEAEKLGFKRIILPKHNLQGLDKKKINIELVPVRKVEEAFRCLFG, encoded by the coding sequence ATGGCAAAAGACAAAACCGTATATGTATGCTCAAACTGTGGACAGGACTCGCCGAAATGGATAGGTAAATGCCCTTCCTGCGGGGAATGGAACACCTACGTTGAAGAGATTGTTCGCAAAGAAGTGACCAATAAACGTCCGGTTTCGGGCATTGAAACGCCCAAAGCAAAACCTGTGTCTCTGTGCGATATTACAACTTCCGACGAACCTCGCATAGATTTAAGGGATGAGGAGCTGAACAGGGTGTTGGGTGGCGGACTGGTGCCGGGCTCTTTAGTCCTGATAGGCGGAGAACCGGGAATTGGTAAGTCTACACTTGTATTGCAAACTGTTCTTCGTATGTCTAACCGCCGCATACTGTATGTTTCCGGGGAAGAAAGTGCCCGTCAGTTAAAGCTCCGTGCCGACCGTATTCAACAGCAATCATCTGATTGCCTGATTGTTTGCGAAACTTCACTGGAACAGATTTATGTTCACATCAAGAACACACAGCCTGAGCTGGTTATTATAGATTCCATACAAACCATTTCCACAGAAACCATAGAATCTTCACCGGGGAGTATCGCACAAGTGCGTGAATGTGCAGCTTCCATCCTGAAATTTGCAAAAGAAACCAACACTCCAGTGTTACTCATTGGCCATATTAATAAGGAGGGTAGCATTGCCGGACCGAAAGTGCTGGAACATATTGTGGATACCGTGCTACAGTTCGAAGGAGATCAGCATTATATGTACCGCATTCTTCGCTCCATAAAGAACCGCTTTGGTAGTACATCTGAACTGGGTATTTATGAAATGAGACAAGATGGTTTGCGCCAGGTGAACAACCCGTCGGAACTCCTGTTATCTCCTGATCATGAGGGCATGAGTGGTGTAGCCATTGCTTCGGCCATTGAGGGAGTTCGCCCGTTTCTTATTGAGACACAAGCTCTTGTCAGCTCGGCAGCTTATGGGATGCCGCAACGCTCCGCCACAGGATTCGACCTTCGCCGCATGAATATGCTGCTGGCCGTTCTTGAAAAAAGAGTGGGATTCAAGCTGGCACAGAAAGATGTCTTTTTAAATATTGCCGGAGGCTTGAAGGTGAATGATCCTGCCATTGACCTTTCTGTAATCAGTGCCATACTTTCATCAAACATGGATACTGAAATTGAGCGGGAAATCTGTCTAGCCGGAGAAGTTGGCTTGTCGGGCGAAATTCGTCCGGTGAACCGCATTGAACAAAGAATAGGCGAAGCTGAAAAGCTTGGCTTCAAACGAATAATCCTTCCCAAACACAACCTTCAGGGATTGGACAAAAAGAAAATAAATATAGAACTGGTTCCGGTAAGGAAGGTGGAAGAAGCTTTCCGTTGCCTGTTTGGATAA
- a CDS encoding type I asparaginase — MKQKNTSVLIIYTGGTIGMIENAETGALENFNFEQLQKHVPELNKLDFKIDSCQFDPPRDSSDMEPEAWADLVRIIYENYQKYDGFVILHGTDTMAYTASALSFMLENLNKPVILTGSQLPIGVFRTDGKENLMTSIEIAAAKYKEKPMVPEVCIFFENHLMRGNRTTKINAENFNAFRSYNYPALAAAGIHIKYEPSLIHRCVNGKPLTPHLSLDTNVVIIKLFPGIQESVVAAILTIPGLKAVVLETYGSGNAPRSPWLIQLLIEANERGIVIVNVTQCSAGTVEMDRYETGRQLLDAGILNGYDSTTESAVTKLMFLLGHGLPPEEVRQMMNLSIAGEITIN, encoded by the coding sequence ATGAAACAAAAGAATACTTCCGTATTGATAATTTATACAGGCGGAACGATAGGCATGATTGAAAATGCTGAAACCGGAGCTTTAGAGAACTTCAATTTTGAGCAACTTCAAAAACATGTTCCTGAACTAAACAAGCTGGATTTCAAAATAGACTCCTGTCAGTTCGATCCTCCACGTGATTCTTCAGACATGGAACCCGAAGCATGGGCAGATCTTGTAAGGATTATCTATGAGAATTATCAGAAATATGACGGATTTGTAATCCTTCACGGTACAGATACCATGGCTTATACGGCTTCGGCTCTTAGCTTTATGCTGGAGAATCTCAATAAACCGGTGATACTTACCGGTTCGCAACTTCCCATTGGTGTATTCCGCACAGATGGAAAGGAAAACCTGATGACCAGTATTGAGATTGCCGCAGCAAAATATAAGGAAAAACCTATGGTTCCTGAGGTTTGTATCTTCTTTGAAAACCACCTGATGAGAGGGAACCGGACAACAAAAATAAATGCTGAGAACTTTAACGCTTTTCGTTCTTATAACTATCCGGCACTTGCTGCCGCAGGAATTCATATAAAATATGAGCCTTCACTGATCCATCGCTGTGTAAACGGAAAACCTCTAACTCCACACTTGTCTTTAGACACTAACGTGGTGATTATTAAATTATTCCCTGGCATTCAGGAGAGTGTAGTGGCTGCAATTCTGACCATCCCCGGACTGAAAGCTGTGGTTCTGGAAACCTACGGATCGGGTAATGCTCCCAGAAGTCCGTGGCTTATTCAGCTACTTATTGAGGCTAATGAAAGAGGTATCGTGATTGTAAATGTAACGCAATGCAGTGCAGGAACAGTGGAAATGGATCGTTACGAGACTGGCAGACAACTGCTTGATGCCGGAATTCTGAATGGATATGACAGTACTACCGAATCGGCTGTAACCAAACTGATGTTCCTGCTGGGGCACGGACTTCCTCCCGAAGAAGTGCGGCAAATGATGAATCTTTCCATTGCCGGAGAAATTACTATCAATTAA
- a CDS encoding TonB-dependent receptor produces MKHILFSLGRWNTKLFVKPPILIFCLAASFVSSVGIQSASATENIVQQQKNTITGVVTDAQGELIFGANVKVQGDKLGTTTNIDGVFKLKASVGTKLIVSFIGYETKTVVAKGETMKIVLADNSTLLKDVEIVAYGVQKKVTLTGAVSSVKSEDLVRTPVSSVNNVLAGQLSGVTTIQYSGEPGSDAASVFVRGQATWTDSSPLIQVDGVERSMSDIDPNEIESVTVLKDASATAVFGVRGANGVVLITTKRGKDEKAKISITTSSSILTPTKMVEQANSYEYANFYNQMRANDGLTAMFSDAVIAKFKDHSDPIRFPDTKWANYIMKDATLQTQHNINITGGSKGVRYFISVGAFTQGGLFKEFGQDYKFGYQYNRFNYRSNLDIDVTKTTTLSFNIAGNVSDANKPYTGQGSSGMIKAMYQATPFSSPGIIGGRYISTATDYDDLQLPFVGGSGITYFGNASTTGGFMQTNYNKLQFDLLLDQKLDMLTKGLSFKAKGSYNSDFSIYKNGAASKATYFPVLQKDGNILYKKSGENGAVSYTETTGKGRDWYLESSLNYNRTFGLNTITALLLYNQSKDYYYSSSDYPDIPRGYVGLVGRVTYDWNNRYMAEFNVGYNGSENFAPSKRFGTFPAGSIGWIASEEDFFKPLKPVVNFMKLRASWGLVGNDKIGGSRFMYLADPYGVNSGSLVSRGGYAYNFGIENSTVYKGAYEDSKNNPDVTWEKAFKQDYGVDVNFLNDRLRSTFDYYHEHRTNILLIDYTAPSIIGFTVPYTNQGIVNSWGWEASAKWQDKIGKNFRYWAGVNLSYNQNKIVEEKEAPMNNEYQYAKGHRIGARSMYQLANFYYTGCEADYKAKYGTDFPTQLVPNIAAGDAVYVDLDKNGKIDENDKTRSNGYTDDPEYLVGFNFGFKWKNLEISSQWTGAWNVSRMLSDVFRQPFLNASGSSEGGLLQYHLDHTWTVDNPSQDSYYPRASWASAAQNYTTSNLYEKDAKYLRLKTLQVAYDLNFPFMKRVGLNQMQLALSGYNLLTFSPYIWGDPETRASNSPSYPLQRTYTLSLKLGF; encoded by the coding sequence ATGAAGCACATACTATTTAGTCTGGGCAGATGGAACACAAAGCTATTTGTGAAACCACCAATTTTAATATTCTGTTTAGCTGCATCTTTTGTTTCCTCTGTGGGGATACAATCTGCTTCAGCTACTGAGAATATTGTTCAACAACAAAAGAACACAATCACTGGGGTTGTTACGGACGCTCAAGGGGAGTTGATTTTTGGAGCAAACGTAAAGGTGCAGGGTGACAAGCTAGGCACTACTACAAATATTGACGGAGTTTTTAAATTAAAAGCTTCTGTTGGTACAAAATTGATTGTATCATTTATAGGATATGAAACAAAAACTGTAGTTGCTAAAGGTGAAACAATGAAAATTGTTCTGGCAGATAATTCAACGTTGTTGAAGGATGTTGAAATCGTAGCGTATGGTGTCCAAAAGAAAGTCACACTTACTGGTGCTGTTTCAAGCGTAAAGAGCGAAGATTTGGTTCGTACTCCTGTCAGTTCTGTAAATAATGTCTTGGCCGGTCAATTGTCGGGTGTTACAACAATACAGTATTCTGGTGAACCAGGATCCGATGCTGCATCTGTATTTGTTCGTGGCCAGGCAACGTGGACAGATTCTTCACCTCTGATTCAGGTGGATGGAGTTGAACGAAGCATGAGTGATATTGATCCTAACGAAATTGAGAGCGTTACTGTATTGAAAGATGCATCTGCAACAGCTGTTTTCGGTGTTAGAGGTGCTAACGGTGTAGTTTTAATAACTACAAAACGAGGCAAGGATGAAAAGGCAAAAATATCTATAACGACATCTTCCAGTATTCTTACTCCGACCAAGATGGTTGAGCAGGCAAACAGTTATGAATATGCCAATTTCTACAATCAGATGCGTGCTAACGACGGTCTTACAGCAATGTTCTCAGATGCAGTCATTGCTAAATTCAAAGACCATTCTGATCCTATCCGTTTCCCTGATACAAAGTGGGCTAACTACATAATGAAGGATGCAACACTTCAAACTCAGCATAACATTAATATAACTGGTGGTTCTAAAGGTGTACGCTACTTTATTTCTGTTGGTGCTTTTACTCAAGGTGGTTTGTTTAAGGAATTTGGTCAGGATTATAAATTTGGTTATCAATATAACCGTTTCAATTACCGTTCAAACCTGGATATCGATGTTACTAAGACAACAACATTATCATTTAATATTGCAGGAAATGTAAGTGATGCCAATAAACCATATACAGGTCAGGGTAGTTCAGGAATGATTAAAGCCATGTATCAGGCTACTCCATTCTCTAGCCCTGGTATTATTGGTGGAAGGTATATTAGTACTGCAACGGATTATGATGATCTCCAGTTACCATTTGTAGGTGGAAGTGGAATTACATACTTTGGTAACGCTTCTACAACAGGAGGTTTTATGCAAACTAATTATAATAAATTGCAGTTCGATTTACTGTTAGATCAGAAATTGGATATGCTCACAAAGGGACTTTCATTTAAGGCGAAAGGCTCTTATAACAGTGATTTCTCTATATATAAGAATGGAGCAGCTTCTAAAGCTACCTATTTTCCAGTTCTTCAGAAAGACGGAAATATTCTGTATAAGAAATCCGGAGAGAATGGTGCTGTATCTTATACTGAAACAACAGGCAAGGGACGTGACTGGTATTTAGAATCGTCATTGAACTATAATCGTACTTTTGGGCTAAATACCATAACAGCTTTGTTACTTTATAACCAGAGCAAGGACTATTATTATAGTTCATCAGATTATCCTGATATACCTCGTGGTTATGTAGGATTAGTTGGACGTGTTACTTACGATTGGAATAATCGTTATATGGCTGAGTTCAATGTTGGTTATAACGGATCTGAAAACTTTGCTCCGAGCAAACGTTTCGGTACTTTCCCAGCAGGGTCTATCGGATGGATTGCCAGTGAAGAAGATTTCTTTAAGCCATTAAAGCCTGTTGTAAATTTCATGAAACTAAGAGCTTCCTGGGGTCTTGTTGGTAACGATAAAATCGGTGGTTCCCGATTTATGTATTTGGCTGACCCTTATGGAGTAAATAGTGGTAGTCTCGTTTCAAGAGGCGGCTATGCTTATAACTTTGGTATTGAAAACTCTACAGTATATAAGGGAGCTTATGAGGATTCTAAGAACAACCCGGATGTAACCTGGGAAAAAGCCTTCAAACAGGATTATGGTGTTGATGTAAACTTCCTGAATGACCGTCTGCGCTCTACATTTGATTATTATCATGAACATCGTACAAATATTCTGTTGATAGACTATACAGCTCCTTCGATAATCGGCTTTACGGTACCTTATACAAATCAGGGTATTGTTAATAGCTGGGGTTGGGAAGCATCAGCAAAATGGCAGGATAAAATTGGTAAAAACTTCCGCTATTGGGCTGGCGTGAATCTTTCTTATAACCAGAATAAAATTGTGGAAGAGAAAGAAGCTCCTATGAATAATGAGTATCAGTACGCTAAAGGTCATCGTATCGGTGCGCGCTCAATGTATCAGTTAGCGAATTTCTATTATACTGGTTGCGAGGCTGATTATAAAGCTAAGTATGGCACAGACTTCCCAACACAGCTGGTTCCAAATATTGCAGCAGGTGATGCAGTTTATGTCGACCTTGATAAAAATGGTAAGATTGACGAGAATGATAAGACTCGTAGTAACGGATATACAGACGATCCAGAATATTTGGTCGGATTCAATTTCGGATTCAAATGGAAGAATCTTGAAATAAGTTCACAGTGGACAGGTGCCTGGAATGTATCTCGTATGTTGTCAGACGTATTCCGTCAACCATTCTTAAATGCATCAGGTTCTTCGGAAGGTGGTTTGCTTCAGTATCACCTGGATCATACATGGACTGTCGATAATCCTTCACAGGATTCTTATTATCCACGCGCTTCATGGGCTAGTGCTGCACAGAATTATACTACGTCAAATTTATATGAAAAAGATGCTAAATACTTACGTCTGAAAACTCTTCAGGTAGCTTATGATTTGAATTTTCCTTTTATGAAAAGGGTAGGATTAAATCAAATGCAATTAGCATTAAGTGGATATAACTTGCTAACATTTTCTCCATATATCTGGGGAGATCCTGAAACAAGAGCAAGTAATTCACCTTCTTATCCATTACAGAGAACTTATACTCTGAGCTTGAAACTTGGATTCTAA
- a CDS encoding RagB/SusD family nutrient uptake outer membrane protein has product MKLHKKLFFGVAMATITAIGAGSCTDDLAVGNSFLDKAAGASVTQDTVFNNPEYTRQFLAAIYSLQYYGLPYQSSSSAPLTVSYWTGKFDALSDCYQLHSPNSTVFSQYYSGTFNANTGGGVYGYLTENVWVLVRRAYLLLENIDKVPNMDAAEKARLCDEARCLIASSYFNMFRNYGGLPIITKTFTGTESSYNVPRASVEKTVDFMVGLLDKTIKNGNLPWGYTGVDAQTNTGHWTKAGAMALKCKILQFAASPLFNDTKGYYGGTTQAERDSLVWYGGYRAELWTQCKQACADFFTQLSANGVYALTQPTAKTQEAYRYAYRFGYINEASTEILHSVRVATSARDSKYQWAYLNNGRNDRYSYTPTQEYVEMFPWNDGSPFDWSAAQKAGKLDNMFIKGDTVVGNQDLQHRVLTRDPRLYETIRINGVPQAIDWNSGLASGNIYENWVGGSDAGTQPGTETGYFATGYANNKYYAGDVFYTTVHYPQWDAIRLSDIYLTYAEALLQAGNDFTGALNYVDAVRARVGLGGLAACNPSKNLTSNKDNLLEEILRERACELGLEDSRYFDMVRYKRSDRFETKTHGLRVYRLKKDANGNWVRATDKWWNGDKKTDKANKALPGFYEPTHFDFEKFELTSGTRVQWKGFDAKWYLQPFPQSEVNKNYGLVQNPGW; this is encoded by the coding sequence ATGAAACTACATAAGAAATTATTTTTCGGAGTTGCCATGGCTACAATTACGGCCATAGGTGCAGGCTCTTGTACTGATGATCTAGCTGTTGGAAATTCATTCCTTGACAAGGCTGCCGGAGCATCAGTAACTCAAGATACTGTTTTCAATAACCCAGAATATACACGTCAGTTCCTGGCTGCAATTTATTCACTGCAATATTATGGATTGCCATATCAAAGTAGTTCGAGTGCACCATTGACTGTCAGTTATTGGACAGGTAAATTTGATGCATTATCTGATTGCTATCAATTGCATTCTCCAAATTCGACAGTCTTTTCGCAATATTATTCAGGTACATTCAATGCAAATACCGGGGGAGGCGTTTATGGCTACCTGACAGAGAATGTATGGGTCCTTGTACGTCGTGCATATTTGCTACTTGAGAATATTGACAAAGTTCCAAATATGGACGCTGCAGAAAAAGCTCGCCTGTGTGATGAGGCAAGATGCCTTATTGCTTCCAGTTATTTCAATATGTTCCGTAACTATGGAGGACTTCCTATTATAACCAAGACTTTTACCGGAACAGAATCTTCGTATAATGTACCCCGTGCATCAGTCGAAAAAACAGTTGATTTTATGGTAGGTCTTCTCGATAAAACTATAAAAAATGGAAACTTGCCTTGGGGGTATACCGGAGTAGATGCACAAACAAATACAGGTCACTGGACTAAAGCCGGGGCGATGGCTTTAAAGTGTAAAATACTTCAATTCGCAGCTTCTCCTTTGTTTAATGATACTAAAGGTTATTATGGTGGAACAACCCAAGCAGAAAGAGATAGTCTTGTATGGTACGGTGGTTATAGGGCGGAACTGTGGACTCAGTGTAAGCAGGCTTGTGCTGACTTCTTTACACAGCTTAGTGCTAATGGAGTGTATGCATTGACTCAGCCTACAGCTAAAACACAAGAGGCATATCGTTATGCATATCGTTTTGGATATATAAACGAAGCAAGTACTGAAATACTACATTCAGTGCGTGTTGCTACAAGTGCTCGTGATTCAAAATATCAATGGGCATACTTGAATAATGGAAGGAATGATCGTTACTCATATACCCCGACACAAGAATATGTAGAGATGTTTCCCTGGAACGATGGTTCTCCATTTGATTGGAGTGCAGCTCAAAAAGCAGGTAAACTGGACAATATGTTTATCAAAGGTGATACTGTTGTAGGTAATCAGGACTTGCAGCACAGAGTTTTAACTCGCGACCCTCGTCTTTACGAAACAATTCGTATTAATGGCGTTCCTCAGGCAATTGACTGGAACTCAGGATTAGCATCTGGAAACATATATGAAAACTGGGTAGGTGGTTCAGATGCCGGAACTCAGCCTGGAACTGAAACAGGATATTTTGCTACAGGATATGCTAATAATAAATATTATGCAGGAGATGTCTTTTATACCACAGTGCATTATCCTCAGTGGGATGCAATTCGTCTTTCTGATATCTATTTGACTTATGCTGAAGCATTATTGCAGGCAGGTAATGATTTTACCGGTGCTTTAAATTATGTAGATGCAGTTAGAGCACGTGTAGGGCTTGGCGGACTTGCAGCTTGCAATCCCAGTAAGAACCTTACATCCAATAAGGATAATTTGCTTGAAGAGATTCTTCGCGAACGTGCTTGTGAGTTAGGACTTGAAGATTCACGCTATTTTGATATGGTACGTTATAAACGTTCAGATCGTTTTGAAACAAAAACTCACGGTTTACGTGTTTATCGTCTAAAGAAAGATGCCAATGGTAATTGGGTTCGTGCTACAGACAAATGGTGGAATGGTGATAAGAAAACAGACAAGGCAAATAAGGCTCTTCCGGGATTCTATGAACCAACTCATTTCGATTTCGAAAAATTCGAATTGACAAGTGGTACTCGTGTGCAGTGGAAGGGGTTTGATGCAAAATGGTATCTTCAACCATTCCCACAGTCTGAAGTCAATAAAAATTATGGTTTGGTTCAGAATCCAGGATGGTAA